A single region of the Eulemur rufifrons isolate Redbay chromosome 8, OSU_ERuf_1, whole genome shotgun sequence genome encodes:
- the LCE7A gene encoding late cornified envelope protein 7A, producing MSYQQKQQKCQLPAKSLPKYPPKCLPQGPQAPASCPAPCPPPAASCCVPTCCVSGFGVSCSPVSHRFPSVYLCQPQHPDCCEDESFRCSSYCHCSGGCS from the coding sequence ATGTCTTACCAGCAAAAGCAGCAGAAGTGCCAGCTCCCTGCCAAGTCCCTCCCTAAATATCCACCCAAGTGCCTCCCTCAGGGCCCTCAGGCTCCTGCTTCATGTCCAGCCCCATGCCCACCTCCGGCCGCCTCCTGCTGTGTCCCCACCTGCTGTGTTTCTGGCTTCGGAGTCAGCTGCTCTCCAGTTTCTCACCGGTTTCCAAGCGTCTACCTGTGCCAGCCCCAGCATCCAGACTGCTGTGAGGACGAGTCCTTCAGATGCTCCAGTTATTGCCATTGCTCTGGGGGCTGCAGCTGA